A stretch of DNA from Pirellulales bacterium:
ATAAAGCCCGCGGCGATAGCGGTCTGGACCTTGGCTTTCCTTCCATTTCGCCGCGCCGGCATACGTCAAATCGGACACTCCCGGTGGCTGCGGCGGGTGGATGCTTGGGCCGCCAATTTCTGGATTCAATAACCCGCCGACCGATAGGGCCAGATCGCGGACGATTTCCGCGTCGACGCGCAGGCGGTTTTGTCGCGCCAGCCACGAATTGTAAGGATCGCGATCCAACAGCTCCGGCCGCGCCGCCGCTGATTGGCGATAGGTGGCCGAGGTGGCAATCAAACGGTGCATGTGCTTCACCCGCCACCCGCAAGCCTGAAACTCGCTGGCCAGCCAATCGAGCAACTCGGCGTTCGACGGCTGATCTCCTTGCGTGCCAAAATCCTCGCCGGTTGCCACGATGCCTCGGCCAAAATGCGTTTGCCAAAGGCGGTTGACGATCACCCTCGCGGTCAGCGGATTTTCGCCGCTGACCAGCCAGCGAGCCAAATCAAGCCGGTCGGGTTCGCTTCCGCGCGGCTTGCAAGGGGGCAGCACTTCGAGCGTTGTCGGTTCAACCACGGCGCCTTTCGACAAAAAATCGCCGCGCAAGTGGATATACGTCTCACGCCGCTTGCCACTTTCGGCGACGGTTTGGGCGAGCGTCAACGAGCCATCGTCATGACGAGCTTTCTCAGAACGTTCCTTGGCGTTGGGCTTCGGTCTTACTTCCGCTTTCGATTCTGTTGCCGGCGACGCGGGCTGCGGCTTTTCATCCACCGCACCATCGCGGTCTCCTGGCAAGATTTCGCGCGGCGTCAAGTCGGGCAGTTCCAGCATCGCCATCGCATCGGGCGTGATGGTGGCATCGACTTCCTCGATATTGTTGAAGAAGGCGTAAAACTGAAAGTATTCCTGCTGTGTGATCGGGTCGTACTTGTGCGTGTGACAATTGGCGCAGCCAACCGACAGGCCCAGCCAGACGGTGCCCACCGTGTTCGTGCGGTCGATCGTGCGCTTCACGCGGTCTTCTTCCGGATCAACGCCCCCCTCTTTGTTGAGCAGCGTATTTCGCTGAAAACCCGTCGCGACGAGCGCAGCGGCATCATATTCCGGGTCGCCCTTCGTTAGCAGATCTCCGGCAATTTGTTGCACCGTGAATGCCGTGAATGGCATGTCGGCATTGATCGCGTTAATCACCCAATCGCGATAGCGCCAGGCAAACGGTCGGCCCAGATCTTTTTCGTAGCCGTCGCTATCGGCGTATCTCGCGGCATCGAGCCAGTGACGGCCCCAGCGCTCGCCGTAATGGGGCGATTCCAACAGTCGATCGACCACGCGCTCGTAAGCATTCGAACTTTGATCGGCGAGAAATGCCGCCACTTCGGTCGGCGTCGGCGGCAGTCCAATCAGGTCGAGATATACCCGCCGCAGCAGCGTAATGCGGTCGGCCTCCGGCGAAGGCAGCACTCCTTCTCGCTGCAGCCCGGCGAGAATAAACCCGTCGATAGGATTTCGGGCCCAACTCGCCGGATCGAATGCACCACCGCCTGCTGCTTGCTGCCCGCTGCCGGCGAATTTTGGCGGCTCGGCTCGCACGATCGGCTGAAACGACCAATGGTCCGATTTTTTCGACTCCTCGCCGGCCACCTCATCCGGCCACTTTGCCCCTCGGTCGATCCAGGTGCGAAGCAACGCAATCTGGTCCTTCGTCAACGCCTCCCCCTCATCTTCTGGCGGCATGGGGCCAGCGTCCTTATCGAGACCAGCGACCAGGTGAATCAGCCGGCTGTCGACGCTCTTGCCCGCTACGATGACTGGCCCGCTATCGGCCCCCGCCATCGCCCGCTTCCGCACATCAAGCCGCAATCCCGCTTCCTGCGACTCAGGCCCGTGGCACTGAAAGCAGGCCGCGGCAAAAATCGGCCGAATATCCTTGACGAAATCGACCTCCCGATCCGCGGGTGCCGGCAAAAGCGAACGAT
This window harbors:
- a CDS encoding PSD1 domain-containing protein, which gives rise to MRISCGPLRDDFAVALALIVMLLAVVGVDSAIAAEAATIDRSLLPAPADREVDFVKDIRPIFAAACFQCHGPESQEAGLRLDVRKRAMAGADSGPVIVAGKSVDSRLIHLVAGLDKDAGPMPPEDEGEALTKDQIALLRTWIDRGAKWPDEVAGEESKKSDHWSFQPIVRAEPPKFAGSGQQAAGGGAFDPASWARNPIDGFILAGLQREGVLPSPEADRITLLRRVYLDLIGLPPTPTEVAAFLADQSSNAYERVVDRLLESPHYGERWGRHWLDAARYADSDGYEKDLGRPFAWRYRDWVINAINADMPFTAFTVQQIAGDLLTKGDPEYDAAALVATGFQRNTLLNKEGGVDPEEDRVKRTIDRTNTVGTVWLGLSVGCANCHTHKYDPITQQEYFQFYAFFNNIEEVDATITPDAMAMLELPDLTPREILPGDRDGAVDEKPQPASPATESKAEVRPKPNAKERSEKARHDDGSLTLAQTVAESGKRRETYIHLRGDFLSKGAVVEPTTLEVLPPCKPRGSEPDRLDLARWLVSGENPLTARVIVNRLWQTHFGRGIVATGEDFGTQGDQPSNAELLDWLASEFQACGWRVKHMHRLIATSATYRQSAAARPELLDRDPYNSWLARQNRLRVDAEIVRDLALSVGGLLNPEIGGPSIHPPQPPGVSDLTYAGAAKWKESQGPDRYRRGLYIWFQRTSPYPSLVTFDDPEANLACTRRERSNTPLQALTLLNDVVFVECAQALGKRLMAAAESSPPASVADARIREAFQLCLSREPSQHELSVLKQLYDDALKVCRDEPEAAAKILGTKNADSSTGVVSPENAACVAVARAMLNLDEFLTRE